The following are encoded in a window of Ruminiclostridium herbifermentans genomic DNA:
- a CDS encoding YtxH domain-containing protein, whose amino-acid sequence MNLKDLFQKRKSSKKQTAKNVAIGAGIGTAVGVAAGVLLAPKSGKETREDIANTTKKTLENVKEGLNVAKEKIEEIVKKENCSCDAAATEDSVTEKAEDAVDAE is encoded by the coding sequence ATGAACTTAAAAGATTTATTTCAGAAGAGAAAATCATCCAAAAAACAAACAGCAAAAAATGTTGCCATAGGTGCTGGAATTGGTACTGCAGTTGGCGTTGCTGCTGGCGTATTATTAGCTCCAAAGTCAGGTAAAGAAACTAGAGAAGATATAGCAAATACAACTAAAAAGACCCTTGAAAATGTAAAAGAAGGGCTAAATGTTGCTAAAGAAAAGATAGAAGAAATAGTAAAAAAAGAGAACTGCAGCTGTGATGCTGCTGCTACTGAGGATAGCGTAACTGAAAAAGCTGAAGATGCTGTAGATGCTGAATAA
- a CDS encoding lipoprotein, which translates to MKRIFLFALCLVFVLAGCGQKEQPSTDAKSTKTVFQATITEIANGTMPVTPVEGSLELKSSDCFSIPIQNMPASPEPKVGDVVEITYDGYIQTIYPSTLGKIYSITIVEKSK; encoded by the coding sequence ATGAAGAGGATATTTTTATTTGCACTATGCTTAGTATTTGTATTGGCAGGTTGCGGGCAGAAAGAACAACCAAGTACTGATGCTAAAAGTACAAAGACAGTATTTCAAGCAACAATCACAGAGATTGCTAACGGCACAATGCCTGTGACACCAGTAGAAGGGTCTTTGGAATTGAAGTCATCAGATTGTTTTAGTATTCCCATTCAAAATATGCCAGCATCACCTGAACCTAAAGTGGGTGATGTGGTTGAAATTACTTACGACGGATATATTCAAACAATCTATCCTTCCACTCTTGGAAAGATTTATAGCATTACAATAGTAGAAAAGTCGAAATAA
- a CDS encoding LysM peptidoglycan-binding domain-containing protein, which produces MDGNIKLNAAVISCASKDSYKDDFYFNGNFSNCLNTESIQCSFEKYSNNFIFAVSDSMGIDDGDTNGISAIKEIKKYHENIKRQQYSLEYIAEKISESVQLTSNLIYSKSAVLHNQDSSVLTGFSSIIVDNNRAVVMNLGNNGVFLYRQGERYDVFARNDSRKTQKLKMLGITPNSADIYNDTEKILKLAEEESKTKVKASPTIEIEEDDIFLICSDGLLNSVSKSRIEAVVNSGLDCSKMASILFQEALKNGIEDSITIMIIKVDKILNIEYPSNNYRRLSQDDYYNESVDDYSHKEKNIVNYILAFVCVVVISGVLFMAYLIIQNSNILASDKEPADSTVSSITADNTNAAENTDEFLDDLGDIEASDSTTLSSSDNEETDSSKQNNDADGANQNTGTQANNKNNTTDKKPNNETQTGKNNAADSGKENTESNNNSENTEYDIHVVQPGETLSSISNKYYGNSNKYDAIIKFNNLKDANSLYVNQELKIPKLN; this is translated from the coding sequence GTGGATGGAAACATTAAGCTGAACGCTGCAGTAATAAGTTGTGCCAGTAAAGATTCTTATAAAGATGATTTTTACTTTAATGGCAATTTTTCTAATTGTCTTAATACAGAGAGTATTCAGTGCTCTTTCGAGAAATATTCCAATAATTTTATTTTTGCTGTTTCCGATTCAATGGGTATAGATGATGGCGATACAAATGGTATTTCAGCAATAAAAGAAATTAAAAAATACCATGAGAATATAAAAAGGCAGCAATATTCATTAGAGTATATCGCAGAAAAAATATCAGAATCAGTGCAGCTGACAAGTAATCTGATATATAGCAAATCTGCAGTATTACATAATCAGGACTCATCAGTTCTCACGGGCTTTTCTTCAATTATTGTAGATAATAATAGGGCTGTTGTGATGAACCTTGGTAATAACGGAGTCTTTTTGTACAGACAGGGTGAACGCTATGATGTGTTTGCTAGAAATGATAGCAGAAAAACCCAAAAACTTAAAATGTTAGGGATAACTCCAAATTCAGCAGATATCTATAATGATACAGAAAAAATATTAAAATTGGCAGAAGAGGAGTCAAAAACAAAAGTAAAAGCATCTCCAACTATTGAAATTGAAGAGGATGACATTTTTCTTATTTGTAGTGATGGATTGCTAAATTCTGTAAGTAAAAGCAGGATTGAGGCTGTTGTTAATTCAGGGCTTGATTGCTCAAAGATGGCAAGTATTCTATTTCAAGAGGCTTTGAAAAATGGTATAGAAGATAGCATTACTATCATGATTATCAAAGTGGATAAAATTTTAAATATTGAGTACCCCTCCAACAATTATAGAAGACTAAGCCAAGATGATTATTACAATGAAAGTGTAGATGATTATTCTCATAAAGAAAAAAATATTGTGAATTACATACTTGCATTTGTTTGTGTAGTTGTTATATCAGGTGTTTTATTTATGGCATATTTGATTATTCAAAACAGTAATATATTAGCTTCTGACAAAGAACCTGCAGATAGCACCGTAAGTTCAATCACTGCAGATAATACCAATGCAGCTGAAAATACGGATGAATTTCTAGATGATCTAGGTGATATTGAAGCTAGTGATTCTACGACATTATCTTCAAGTGATAATGAAGAAACTGATAGTAGTAAGCAAAATAATGATGCTGATGGGGCAAATCAAAATACAGGAACTCAGGCTAATAATAAAAACAATACAACTGACAAGAAGCCAAATAATGAAACTCAGACCGGCAAAAATAATGCAGCTGACTCTGGTAAAGAAAATACTGAGAGCAATAATAATAGTGAAAATACCGAGTATGATATACATGTAGTTCAGCCAGGAGAAACACTCAGTTCAATAAGCAATAAATATTATGGTAATTCCAACAAATACGATGCCATTATTAAGTTCAATAACTTGAAGGATGCAAATAGCCTGTATGTTAACCAAGAACTGAAAATACCAAAGTTAAATTAA
- the glgA gene encoding glycogen synthase GlgA encodes MNVLFASSEVFPFAKTGGLGDVAGSLPKAISKLGTDIRVVMPNYGCISKHFKESMEYLGYIYIDLSWRHQYCGVYKLVYDEITYYFLDNEYYFNRSELYGDFDQAEQFTFFSKAIIEMLPLIGFKPDIIHCNDWQTGVVSLLLKANYRYIPFYSNIKTVFTIHNLKYQGIFPSDVIPNLLGIGWEYFTPYGIEFYNNVNYMKAGLVYSDSISTVSPSYAQEIKNSFYGENLNTLLIHRSNDLYGILNGIDYEKNNPETDKRLYANYSADNLSNKYENRRLLQQELDLPVRPDVPIISIISRLTAQKGFDLIECVLEEILQMDIQLIVLGKGDEHYKWVFENAAYWHREKVSANITFNDTLAQRIYAGSDMFLMPSLFEPCGLGQIFSFRYGCVPIVRETGGLNDTVLSYNEQTGEGNGFTFTNYNAHDMLYTIRRAVDFYNNRKDVWNLLIQRGMRADFSWQKSAQAYLDMYRKTLTKK; translated from the coding sequence ATGAATGTTTTGTTTGCTTCTTCCGAAGTATTTCCCTTTGCAAAAACAGGTGGCCTTGGGGATGTGGCTGGTTCACTGCCCAAAGCAATTTCAAAGCTAGGTACAGACATCAGAGTAGTTATGCCCAATTATGGGTGTATATCTAAGCATTTTAAAGAATCAATGGAATATTTAGGATATATATATATCGATCTTTCATGGAGACACCAATATTGTGGTGTTTATAAGCTTGTCTATGATGAAATTACTTACTATTTTTTAGACAATGAATACTATTTTAACAGATCTGAATTATATGGAGATTTTGACCAAGCAGAGCAGTTCACATTTTTTAGTAAAGCCATTATTGAAATGCTGCCTCTCATTGGTTTCAAACCAGATATTATTCACTGTAACGATTGGCAAACAGGAGTTGTTAGCTTACTATTAAAAGCAAACTATCGTTATATACCATTTTATAGCAATATAAAAACAGTATTTACAATTCACAATTTAAAATACCAAGGTATTTTCCCAAGTGATGTAATTCCAAACTTGCTGGGAATAGGTTGGGAATACTTCACTCCTTATGGGATAGAATTTTATAACAATGTAAACTATATGAAGGCAGGTTTGGTATATTCTGATTCAATCAGTACTGTTAGCCCAAGCTACGCACAAGAGATTAAAAACAGCTTTTATGGAGAAAATCTAAACACCCTATTAATACATCGTTCAAATGATTTATATGGAATTTTAAATGGAATTGACTACGAAAAAAATAATCCTGAAACGGACAAAAGACTTTATGCAAACTATTCGGCTGATAATTTATCAAATAAATATGAAAACAGACGCCTGCTTCAGCAAGAACTTGACTTGCCTGTAAGACCTGATGTGCCAATTATTAGCATAATATCCAGACTTACTGCCCAAAAGGGATTTGATCTTATAGAATGTGTACTTGAAGAAATTTTGCAAATGGACATTCAATTAATTGTTTTAGGAAAAGGTGATGAGCATTATAAGTGGGTGTTCGAAAATGCTGCTTATTGGCATAGAGAAAAAGTCTCAGCCAATATAACCTTTAATGACACATTGGCTCAGAGAATTTATGCTGGGTCTGATATGTTTTTAATGCCATCACTATTTGAGCCATGCGGACTTGGCCAAATTTTCAGTTTCAGATATGGTTGTGTTCCAATAGTTCGTGAGACTGGTGGCTTAAATGATACCGTTTTGTCTTATAATGAACAAACCGGTGAAGGGAATGGATTTACATTTACAAACTACAATGCCCATGATATGCTTTACACTATCAGGAGAGCAGTAGACTTCTATAATAATAGAAAAGATGTATGGAATTTGCTGATTCAAAGAGGAATGAGAGCCGATTTCAGTTGGCAAAAATCAGCACAGGCATACTTGGATATGTATCGCAAAACATTAACCAAAAAATAA
- a CDS encoding S-layer homology domain-containing protein → MKKIISMLLVVVMMITFIVPAMASDVASEDNALAIAIKAVREKIEIPEECNIFNYYINNKGGLTSFNLEWTSDTEGKSINVSIDENNLIRRYYWYDRSTHSYEKKIPKFSEDQSREIAEKFINNLDSKLLEQYSLIKQNITYREDSEYIFSYVREANGIKYYSNDISISVNKFTGDVSNYTCNHTSKITFEDASKIISNEQAKKAFIDKLGLKLVYMIKTKDNMQTSYLAYVPKYSNKYIDGLTGEVEDVSTGRYLYDEYGFDTAAKSAVVAAAGGNINLTPEELEAVKSMSDVMSKENADKKVRGISFFGLDDSFKLANSYLSKDWRDNESFIWYLNYKKEISKDKVLYRDIQIDAKTGEIQNFGFTGSQEESTKPKKTEEEAKAICEDVLKSLMPGKYDKLKYDDSYSVAFEKKNQDYYTFRFVRMENGVECPDNYVQISYDNVIGNVSGANSNWSKNTTFEVPKNIIAVEKIYDILFDKIGYDIRYVSDYSKTENEKVWSEYEEAYNAVLGYFINTDKPSVISAKTGDILDNSGEVYIENEVLDYTDIEGLKAENEIKILTQMSIRYFDSQLKPKENLLQKDYFILLCQLNNQFYFGNKMDDETIENMYNSLIYSGIITKEEKAPTSAISREEAAKYFVRFLGYKNVAEIKGIYKSNFKDANKIDPDLLGYVCIASGLKAMNGSNGNFNPKNKMTRLEGLLSIYSYLSNK, encoded by the coding sequence GTGAAAAAAATTATTTCAATGCTGCTTGTAGTTGTTATGATGATTACATTTATAGTGCCTGCAATGGCAAGCGATGTAGCTTCAGAAGATAATGCGTTAGCCATTGCAATTAAAGCAGTAAGAGAGAAAATTGAAATACCAGAAGAATGTAATATTTTTAATTACTACATAAATAATAAAGGAGGCTTAACTTCATTTAACTTAGAATGGACCAGTGATACTGAGGGTAAATCAATTAATGTTTCTATTGATGAAAATAATTTAATCAGACGTTATTATTGGTATGATCGTTCAACACATTCATATGAAAAGAAAATACCTAAGTTTTCAGAAGATCAAAGCCGAGAAATTGCAGAGAAGTTTATAAATAATCTTGATTCAAAGCTATTAGAACAATACAGTCTTATTAAGCAAAACATTACATACAGAGAAGACAGTGAATACATATTTAGCTATGTAAGAGAGGCAAATGGTATAAAATACTATTCTAACGATATAAGTATCAGTGTAAATAAGTTTACAGGAGATGTTAGCAATTATACCTGCAATCACACAAGTAAAATTACTTTTGAAGATGCTTCTAAGATTATAAGCAATGAACAGGCAAAAAAAGCTTTTATCGATAAGCTTGGGCTAAAATTGGTATATATGATAAAAACAAAAGACAATATGCAGACTTCATATTTAGCATATGTACCTAAATATTCAAACAAATACATAGATGGATTGACAGGTGAAGTGGAGGATGTTAGCACTGGACGTTACTTATATGACGAGTATGGCTTTGATACTGCTGCCAAAAGTGCAGTGGTTGCAGCAGCAGGTGGAAATATAAATTTAACACCTGAAGAACTTGAGGCTGTTAAGAGCATGTCAGATGTTATGTCCAAAGAAAATGCTGATAAAAAGGTAAGGGGGATAAGTTTCTTTGGTCTTGATGATAGCTTCAAGCTTGCAAATTCTTATTTGAGTAAGGATTGGAGAGATAATGAATCGTTTATATGGTATTTAAACTATAAAAAGGAAATAAGTAAAGATAAAGTTTTATACAGAGATATACAAATTGATGCAAAAACTGGTGAAATCCAAAACTTTGGCTTTACTGGTTCACAAGAAGAAAGTACAAAGCCAAAAAAGACTGAGGAAGAAGCAAAAGCTATTTGTGAGGATGTATTAAAAAGCCTAATGCCTGGTAAATATGATAAATTAAAGTATGATGACAGCTATTCAGTTGCTTTTGAGAAAAAAAATCAGGATTATTATACATTTAGATTTGTAAGAATGGAAAACGGAGTGGAATGCCCTGACAATTATGTACAAATATCATATGATAATGTTATAGGAAATGTTTCCGGAGCAAATAGTAATTGGAGTAAAAATACAACCTTTGAGGTTCCAAAAAACATAATAGCCGTAGAAAAAATTTATGATATTCTTTTTGACAAAATAGGATATGATATCAGATATGTCAGTGATTATTCAAAGACAGAAAATGAAAAGGTATGGAGTGAGTACGAAGAAGCTTATAATGCCGTTTTGGGTTACTTTATTAATACAGATAAACCATCTGTAATAAGTGCAAAGACAGGTGATATTCTAGATAATTCAGGGGAAGTCTATATTGAAAATGAAGTATTGGATTATACTGATATTGAGGGACTAAAGGCAGAAAATGAGATTAAAATTCTTACTCAAATGTCTATAAGATATTTTGATAGCCAATTAAAGCCTAAAGAAAACTTACTTCAGAAAGATTATTTTATTTTACTGTGTCAGCTAAATAATCAGTTCTATTTTGGTAACAAAATGGATGATGAAACTATTGAAAATATGTATAATTCTTTAATATATTCAGGAATAATTACTAAGGAAGAAAAAGCACCAACCTCAGCTATAAGCCGAGAAGAAGCAGCAAAGTACTTTGTTAGATTCCTTGGCTATAAGAATGTTGCAGAAATAAAGGGTATATATAAATCAAACTTTAAGGATGCTAATAAAATTGATCCTGATTTGCTAGGATATGTTTGTATTGCGTCTGGTTTGAAGGCGATGAATGGAAGCAATGGAAACTTTAATCCTAAGAATAAGATGACTAGACTTGAGGGGCTTTTGAGTATCTATAGTTATTTGAGCAATAAATAA
- a CDS encoding 4Fe-4S double cluster binding domain-containing protein, producing the protein MESSMLFSNELEEFILGLGASFVGMSKVGDCLPDELKKYQYAITFGIRLSDAIIDEIDDKPTFTYFNHYRSVNTMIDQLSLRIVLALNKKGYNAYSIAASQSIPTSKVPYSGVFPHKTGAVLAGLGWIGKNGLFIHKEFGPRVRLGTVLTDLEVASDNTIMESQCSSCNKCVSSCPALALTGKEWTVGSDRSQLVDAKACSEYMSQKFKHIGRGSVCGICIKVCPHKHDNSRK; encoded by the coding sequence ATGGAGTCTAGCATGTTATTTAGTAATGAACTTGAAGAATTTATATTAGGGCTTGGAGCATCATTTGTGGGAATGTCAAAGGTTGGGGATTGCCTGCCAGATGAGTTGAAAAAGTATCAGTATGCAATAACATTTGGAATAAGATTATCTGATGCAATAATTGATGAAATAGATGATAAACCTACTTTTACCTACTTTAATCATTATAGGTCTGTGAATACTATGATAGACCAACTTTCACTAAGAATTGTGCTAGCACTAAATAAAAAGGGGTACAATGCCTACTCTATAGCTGCTTCGCAAAGCATACCTACATCAAAAGTTCCATACAGTGGAGTATTTCCCCATAAAACAGGAGCTGTTTTAGCAGGGCTAGGGTGGATTGGGAAAAACGGACTTTTTATTCACAAGGAATTTGGACCTAGAGTTAGGCTTGGAACTGTGTTGACAGATTTAGAGGTTGCGTCTGATAATACAATAATGGAAAGCCAATGTAGTTCATGCAATAAATGTGTGAGTTCATGCCCAGCACTTGCTTTGACAGGAAAGGAGTGGACAGTTGGTTCAGACCGCAGCCAGTTAGTTGATGCTAAAGCCTGTTCTGAGTATATGAGCCAAAAGTTTAAGCATATAGGACGAGGTTCTGTATGTGGAATTTGTATTAAGGTTTGTCCTCATAAGCATGATAATAGTAGGAAATAA
- a CDS encoding TIGR03905 family TSCPD domain-containing protein has protein sequence MENIVFKTRGTCSRQINVSIEDGIIKSVKFNSGCDGSLQGISHLVEGMSVEDVINRLKGINCQGRGTSCPDQLAKALESIIQKAV, from the coding sequence ATGGAGAATATAGTTTTTAAAACAAGAGGAACATGCTCAAGACAAATAAATGTTAGCATTGAGGACGGTATAATTAAAAGTGTAAAATTCAATTCAGGATGCGATGGAAGCCTTCAAGGTATTAGTCACTTAGTTGAAGGAATGTCTGTAGAAGATGTAATAAATAGACTTAAAGGCATTAATTGTCAAGGAAGAGGAACTTCTTGCCCTGACCAGCTTGCAAAAGCTTTAGAAAGTATAATTCAAAAAGCGGTTTAG